TTTCATGAATGAAACGCACGATACGGTTCGGCTGCTTTCTCACTACCTGTGCCTTCGCCACGTGGCCGCTCTCCATGTTCTCGATCGGGCGAACCGCCCGTCCGTCTTTGTTCAGGCAGGCCAGGCAGGAATCGAACCCACAACCCCCGCTTTTGGAGAGCGGTGCTCTGCCAATTGAGCTACTGGCCTGTGTGGCCCCTGCCGCGACCTACTTCGTCTCGCGATGCAGCGTATGCTTGCGGCAGCGCGGGCAGTACTTCTTGAACTCGATTCGTCCCGGGTCGTTCCGCCGGTTCTTCTCGGTCGTGTAGTTGCGCTCCTGGCAATCGGTGCAGGCCAAGGTCGTCACAGGTCGGGTGTCCTTCTTCGCC
This DNA window, taken from Anaerolineales bacterium, encodes the following:
- the rpmG gene encoding 50S ribosomal protein L33, producing the protein MAKKDTRPVTTLACTDCQERNYTTEKNRRNDPGRIEFKKYCPRCRKHTLHRETK